Proteins encoded together in one Urocitellus parryii isolate mUroPar1 chromosome 3, mUroPar1.hap1, whole genome shotgun sequence window:
- the Ankrd7 gene encoding LOW QUALITY PROTEIN: ankyrin repeat domain-containing protein 7 (The sequence of the model RefSeq protein was modified relative to this genomic sequence to represent the inferred CDS: deleted 1 base in 1 codon) has protein sequence MKRLFSFWKRKDEFSSRSSCLPTGQDYTPRTRYLKKLHKAASDGDLDKLKEYLQLKKHDVNMRDKEHRTPLHLACTSGYTHNSSLLTKKKCKINVQDDENKSTLIKAVQFQKENCATILLSHGADPNLVDFHYNTALHYAVCGQNVSLVRKLLEHKANLEAKNKDGYTPLLLAIVENNENMVKFLLKKGADVNASDKNQRTALMIALSEEPTSLVSLLLHQNVDLSCQDIMDSQLRSMLPLMVLLCSMA, from the exons ATGAAGAGGCTTTTCAGCTTCTGGAAGAGGAAGGATGAGTTCTCTAGCCGCTCCTCATGCCTGCCCACAGGCCAGGACTACACTCCCCGAACTAGGTACTTAAAGAAACTCCACAAAGCCGCTTCCGATGGGGATTTGGACAAATTGAAGGAGTACCTTCAGCTCAAGAAACACGATGTGAACATGCGGGACAAAGAGCACAG AACACCTTTACATCTGGCCTGTACTAGTGGATATACACATAACAGCTCTCTCTTaactaagaaaaaatgcaaaataaatgttcaaGATGATGAAAACAAATCTACACTGATTAAG GCGGTTCAATTTCAAAAGGAGAATTGTGCTACTATTCTTCTAAGCCATGGTGCAGACCCAAATCTGGTGGATTTTCATTATAATACTGCTCTTCATTATGCTGTGTGTGGTCAAAATGTCTCATTAGTCAGAAAACTACTTGAACACAAAGCGAATCTGGAAGCTAAAAATAAG gatGGATATACCCCACTTCTACTTGCCATtgttgaaaataatgaaaatatggtaAAATTTCTTCTGAAGAAAGGAGCAGATGTGAATGCTTCAGATAAGAATCAAAG AACAGCCCTTATGATTGCTCTCAGTGAGGAACCAACAAGTTTAGTAAGTCTTCTTCTTCATCAAAATGTTGACCTCTCTTGCCAAGATATT ATGGATTCACAGCTGAGGAGTATGCTTCCTTTAATGGTTTTACTAT GTTCTATGGCTTAG